The Hippoglossus stenolepis isolate QCI-W04-F060 chromosome 1, HSTE1.2, whole genome shotgun sequence DNA segment TCCTCTCACCGTGTCGTTCAGCTCCCTTTCCCTTGCTGGGTTCCTCCTTATCCTCAGGTAGTTCAATCTCTCTCAAATCCTGCACGTCTTCCACACTCGACTccttttgaagaaaaaaaacgaagcTCTCATTTTGTTTTGGCTATCATAAAAGGTCTGATAACAGATGGTTCGATGAATAATGTTTACCTGTGATTCAGAGAAACGATCTTCATCTGAGTTCCTAAATCCCTCTGGGGCTTCCATGAGGATCTCAaggccccctccctcctcttcgtCATCACTGccgagagaaagaaaaagatgtagACTACAAAACACTAAGgtcacaaatgtacacacatcAATTAAAAAACCTTTAACATAGTGTTCCTGCTTTTCTCCAAGTAAGCCTTCTTCCACTACTACATTATGTTTAATaagattatgtttttattgtatagTTGCACTGTTTCATCCAATGCCAGGCCACAGACACCTCGAGCACCTCTGCTTGTCTCTGGTTAACGCGTTCAATAATCTTTCATTAGTCAGTGAAGCTTTTGGTAACCGTGGAGAGatgatttattgttattgacAGTTTCTGACTAAATAGTttgtaataaaaactaaaagtaccaCTTTGCTGAATAGGCACTTGCTAATATGTAACAGAACATATTTATTTGGAGCAATGTCTCTGGTCACCTGATGAATTTTCTCTTAGCTCTGATTTGGCCTCCACCAACTCCTAAAGGAAATATTGtgtctctttagctgctaaatgctgaACTATGTTAACAAGCTAGTTGagaactgtgtgtctgtgtctggtgCTGAGCAGGTTGTGTACAGTTGGTGAACAGAGCTCATCGAAGCCATGAGCATGAGCCAGAACAGTAAAGTTAAAAAcatgtcttgtgttgtgtttgtgacaaAAAACAACTCTGACCTTCCACCAGAGTAGAAATTCCCTTcatccttttcttcttcctccactttGTGTTGGTTGTCGTCATTTTGGCCacactcctcttccttttttccttcgtctttctctccttgctcctcttccttttctccttcatctttctcttgtcgctcctcttccttttttccttcgtctttctctccttgctcctcttctttttctccctcatcTTTCTCTAGTtgctcttccttctcttccttttctcctttgtctttctctccttgctccttttctccttcattTTTCACTTgttgctcctcttcctcttcatcaagGTCAGAGCAGTTGAGAAAGTCAAAACTTTCGAGggctgtctcaacttcctggaTGAAACTAGAGGAAGTAGGAAAAGAAacctgtggaggaaaaaaatgcagGTGTTAATAATATCACTATCGACACTTGAAAACTCCACATGAACCTTTTCTTGAGCTCACCGTAGGAGCGGCCTCTGCTTGTTTGAGCTCCGGACTGGACGGGTGAGGCtgactgtgtttctctgctgcttctaGCTGGTTTCCACCCTTTGCCTCAGTGGTGCTGTCCCCTGCTTCTGCTTCAGCCTGTAAAGAGGAGTCCTCGCAGGGATCATCCTTTACCACctctgctgaaacacacacttgtggGATGCCACTTTCAGGCACATCTGCTCTCTCCACTAACGACACAGGAGGTACAGAGGAGACGTCAGGACACGAGCAGCTCAGGTCCGCTGAGGTGTCTGAGAGGTCAGCTGACCGCAGAGACGCCCTGTCAGTCACAGTACAGTCCGGGCTGCTCTCGCCCACAAGGCTGTGAGAGCAGGAAGTCTGCAGATGGCCGTTTGGCACCGCATCTGTCTGAGAGAAGACCTCCCCGGCTTCTGTCTCGTCCTCCTCTTGGTTGGACGAGAGCGACGGCGTTGACGCGCTGGACTTGTGTGGAGTGAGCGACAGCTGACTGGGGAGAGTGGTCTGCAGCATGTTGGAGGCCGTCAGCCTCTGAGCGTGATGAGCCAGCGCCGGACTGGAGGAGTCGTCGGAGGATTCAGAGGAGTTGGACCAGACTGTCCcgttctccatctctccctgtcGCTTCAGCAGAGACtagagaggaaacacaggcgggaataaaaacactgtaaatgatGTATAAAAACTTGCTGGTTTACAGGGATCAGACACATTTTCTGCCATGGCATGTCAGAAAATGTTTGACAACCACTGGTTAAATCTATCAAATTCAATATACTAAATATATCACTGAAATgtagaatttaatttaaaacaaagcgAAAATTGCTTCTTTGAATTTTTGCTGCATCGTCATATGAACTGAATCAGTTTTTAGCTTCTGTTTACATTTCAGCATGTAATGGTGATGCATCACTCTGAGCTCAAGAATCTTTTgattagtcttttttttatattttattaaatatgtgatttgtctttttctattgGGATTATGAATTTGATTGGATTCGAACAatgaattcaattaaaaacacatttttgtcatATCTTTATTACTTTTGGttaagaaattattattattagttttggATTTCTTCTACTCTGATCActgaaaactaaaactacaGCTACATCTACGTCCCAACACACCGACTGCACGGAGGTGAATCGCGGGGTGGTATGGCCGAATTCACAGTGTAACGATGCCGTCCTGTCCGTCGCAACATCGTGGAACGCCTCCGGCACGGAGCAGTTGGGTCTGGGCCTGCCATGGGGCACGCTCTTCAGcgaggtgaggaagaggaggaggacatgatGGAGCGCTACTCAACCACTATTAAACAGCTACAAGGACCACAGCTTCGCTCATACAAACTGCTGTCACACAAAACATGACTGCCATCATTCATTCTCCTCACGTCAGACACGCCACTCCCACAGCCACATGTCCTACCACACAGTCCTCTGTTAATATCCTCACACACATCAGTGCTACCGCTACACACAAAGCAGTTGGGGAGCAGCTGAAATAGAACAAGCCAATGACACGACAGTAATAGTAGCCATCAGTGACGTAAATGGCAAATAgtaatatg contains these protein-coding regions:
- the LOC118106549 gene encoding rho family-interacting cell polarization regulator 1 isoform X2, encoding MFTGSTKLPPAKTPQPERLDEVYAALRRGLQSYLQVHQLELDSLGQQIRENKRNGRLGSLYELDKQVKAIERFMRRLEFHLSKVEELYDAYCIQRRLRDGASKMVAAFNSATGSKEARESLSEANKGYRECTEHMCSLEGDLESQMGEFHVKMKGLAGFARLCAGDQYEVLMRYGRQRWRLRGRVEVSAKQIWDSEDYIFLPLVTELLSIKVTELKSLANHVVVGSVSCEMLDLFCPLPQTLAVDINDLGTVKLNLEVTWSPFDKDDQTSSTSTVTKRLLSNQSPPDTPSMREQVFYSLLKRQGEMENGTVWSNSSESSDDSSSPALAHHAQRLTASNMLQTTLPSQLSLTPHKSSASTPSLSSNQEEDETEAGEVFSQTDAVPNGHLQTSCSHSLVGESSPDCTVTDRASLRSADLSDTSADLSCSCPDVSSVPPVSLVERADVPESGIPQVCVSAEVVKDDPCEDSSLQAEAEAGDSTTEAKGGNQLEAAEKHSQPHPSSPELKQAEAAPTVSFPTSSSFIQEVETALESFDFLNCSDLDEEEEEQQVKNEGEKEQGEKDKGEKEEKEEQLEKDEGEKEEEQGEKDEGKKEEERQEKDEGEKEEEQGEKDEGKKEEECGQNDDNQHKVEEEEKDEGNFYSGGSDDEEEGGGLEILMEAPEGFRNSDEDRFSESQESSVEDVQDLREIELPEDKEEPSKGKGAERHGEGASHDQEERPSTPSHLATTVF
- the LOC118106549 gene encoding rho family-interacting cell polarization regulator 2 isoform X1, which encodes MFTGSTKLPPAKTPQPERLDEVYAALRRGLQSYLQVHQLELDSLGQQIRENKRNGRLGSLYELDKQVKAIERFMRRLEFHLSKVEELYDAYCIQRRLRDGASKMVAAFNSATGSKEARESLSEANKGYRECTEHMCSLEGDLESQMGEFHVKMKGLAGFARLCAGDQYEVLMRYGRQRWRLRGRVEVSAKQIWDSEDYIFLPLVTELLSIKVTELKSLANHVVVGSVSCEMLDLFCPLPQTLAVDINDLGTVKLNLEVTWSPFDKDDQTSSTSTVTKRLLSNQSPPDTPSMREQVFYSVPHGRPRPNCSVPEAFHDVATDRTASLHCEFGHTTPRFTSVQSSLLKRQGEMENGTVWSNSSESSDDSSSPALAHHAQRLTASNMLQTTLPSQLSLTPHKSSASTPSLSSNQEEDETEAGEVFSQTDAVPNGHLQTSCSHSLVGESSPDCTVTDRASLRSADLSDTSADLSCSCPDVSSVPPVSLVERADVPESGIPQVCVSAEVVKDDPCEDSSLQAEAEAGDSTTEAKGGNQLEAAEKHSQPHPSSPELKQAEAAPTVSFPTSSSFIQEVETALESFDFLNCSDLDEEEEEQQVKNEGEKEQGEKDKGEKEEKEEQLEKDEGEKEEEQGEKDEGKKEEERQEKDEGEKEEEQGEKDEGKKEEECGQNDDNQHKVEEEEKDEGNFYSGGSDDEEEGGGLEILMEAPEGFRNSDEDRFSESQESSVEDVQDLREIELPEDKEEPSKGKGAERHGEGASHDQEERPSTPSHLATTVF